In one Pseudodesulfovibrio tunisiensis genomic region, the following are encoded:
- a CDS encoding XRE family transcriptional regulator → MDHENILSNRVATEPEGHEQVLCQSCGEEMIFAMQDNHHQFSVGLRTVLYCLKAAEAEGNVPSLPDEWWIQVKGRHGLKELWKYDKRE, encoded by the coding sequence ATGGATCACGAAAACATACTGTCGAACAGGGTGGCCACGGAGCCGGAAGGACACGAACAGGTGCTTTGCCAGTCCTGCGGTGAGGAAATGATCTTTGCCATGCAGGACAACCATCATCAGTTTTCCGTAGGCTTGCGCACAGTTCTATATTGTCTTAAAGCAGCTGAAGCCGAAGGCAATGTCCCGTCCCTTCCGGACGAGTGGTGGATTCAGGTCAAAGGTCGGCACGGCCTGAAGGAACTGTGGAAGTACGACAAACGAGAGTAG